The genomic interval CTGTGGTCGCCGGATACGCCACAGCGCTATACCCTGTCCACCTATCTGCACAGCGACGGCCGCGCCTGCGACGCACTGACCACGCGCTTCGGCGTGCGCAGCCTGCAGTTCGACCCGCAACGCGGCCTGCTGCTCAACGGCGCGCCGTTCAAGCTGCACGGCACCAACAACCACCAGGACCATGCCGGCGTCGGCACCGCCATTCCCGAGCGCCTGCACGAATGGCGCCTGCGCCAGCTCAAGTCGATGGGCTGCAACGCGTACCGCAGCGCGCACAACCCGGCCGCGCCGGAAGTGCTGGAACTGTGCGACCGGCTCGGCCTGCTGGTCATCGACGAGACCCGGCGCATGTCCTCCGATGGCGAGGCATTGGCCGAACTGGAAAGCATGGTGCGGCGCGGGCGCAACCATCCCTGCGTGATGCTGTGGTCGCTCGGCAACGAAGAACCGCAGATGGTCACCGCGCGCGGCGCGCGCATCGTCGCGCGCATGCAACGGCTGGTGCGGCGCCTGGATCCGACCCGCCCCACCACCTTCGCGATGGACAAGGGCTTCGACGATGGCGTCGGCCAGGTGGTGGACGTGGTCGGCTTCAACTACCGCACCCCGCAGATGGACGCGTTCCACGCGCGCCATCCCGACATCCCGATCTACGGCAGCGAAACCGGCAGCACCGTCGGCGTGCGCGGCAACTACCGCACCGACGACACACGCGGCTACGCCCGCACCTACGATCTCGACTACCCCTGGTGGGCCAGCAGCGCCGAAGCGTGGTGGAGCTACATCGCGCAGCGCCCGTACATCGCCGGCGGCTTCGTCTGGACCGGCTTCGACTACCGCGGCGAACCCACCCCGTACAACCGCTGGCCGAACGTGGCCTCGCAGTTCGGCATCCTCGACAGCTGCGGTTTTCCCAAGGACAACTACTGGTACTACCGCGCGCAGTGGACGCGCGAGCCGGTGCTGCACCTGTTCCCGCACTGGAACTGGGACGGCCTGCTGGACGAACGCGACAACGGCATGGTCGACGTCTGGTGCCACAGCAACCTGGACGCGGTGGAACTGCTGGTCAACGGCGCCAGCCAGGGCCTGCAGCAGGTGCCCGCCTACGGCCACGTCGAATGGCGGGTGAAATACGCACCCGGCACCCTCGAAGCGCGCGGCTATCGCGACGGCAAGCAGGTGCTGGTGCAGACCCGCACGACCGTCGGCGCAGCGGCGGCGATACGCCTGCGCAGCGACCGCGGCGAGCTGCTTGCCGACGCCGAAGACGTCGCCGTGGTCGCGGTCGAGATCGTGGATGCGCAAGGCCGCGTGGTGCCCACCGCCGACGACGCCGTGCGCTTCGCCGTGCGCGGCGCCGGCCGGCTGATCGGCCTGGGCAACGGCGACCCGGCCAGCCACGAGAACGACAAGGGCGACAGCCGCCATGCGTTCAACGGCCTGTGCATGGCGTTGCTGCAGACCACGCGCGATGCCGGCACGCTGACGCTGGAAGCGACCGCGCCCGGGTTGGTGCCTGCGCGGCTGGTGCTGAAGAGCGTGCGCAGCAGGGCGCGGCCGTTCGTGGCCTGATGCGGGCGCGTGCTTTCAAGTAGCCGCGCGGCGCCGTCGTCAGGCGCTCCCGACTCGGTGCCTCCTACGGCGCAGGCGCGCCATCTACGCCCGCCCAAGCTGCGGTCGGCGCGCTAGCTACGCACACTGAAGTGAAGTCGCCGACGCTTCACACCGAAGCCGATCTACGACCCCTCACTAGCATCGCCGAACCAACGAAGCTGCATCGCCCCAGCGATGCAAGCTCCCCCACCGCGCATGCGGTGAGGGAGCGCAAGCCGTCATCGCAGGCGCGAGAACGCACCGATACCGGCGATCGCCAGCCGCTCGGCAGGCAGCGCCGTTTCGGCGAACGACAGCCGCAGGTAGCGGATCTGGCGGACCTCGGGGAAATTCAGCCGCTGGGTCGACAGCGCATAGGCGATATTGGACAGCTCGCCGCCGCCGGCCGGCTGCCAGTGCTGGCCATCCTCGCTGGTTTCGGCGCGATAGCCCTTCGGCGGCGCCGCGCCGTTCATCACCATGCGCGAGGGGGTGAGGCTGAAGCCGGCGACCTGACGCAGCGCGCCGAGGTCGATGGTCACCTGCGCGGGATGGCCCGGCCTGGGAGCTGGCACGACCCAGATCGTGCCGGCATCGTCATCGAGCAATTTCTCCGCCCCCGGCGCACTGGACTCGACGATACGCCAACCCGCGGTGGACAGCACATCCGGCGCGTTCGCCGTCGGCCGCGCGACCGCAACTGGCGCAACCGCGCGGAACAGCGCGAATTCGCTGATCGCGGGGCAGACCGGTGCCTCGAGCACCAGCAGACGCACACGGCGCGCGGCGACCGGGCGATCGAGCCGCAGGATCCGCTGCGCGCCGATGCATTGCGCCTCGGCCAACCGCTGCCATTGCCCATCGAGCTCGGCTTCGATCGCGAAACGGGTGACGCGCACGCCCAGCGGCAGGTATTCGCGCAGGCGGATCAGGTCGAAGCTGTGCAGCGCCGAAAGTTCCAGCGTCAGCGTCGGCGTGGTCACGTCGTCCGGCGTGGACCAGTAGCTGTCCGGCTGGCGGTCGAGCACGCGCGCCGGCTCGAACCCAGGGCCGCGCGACGCGCTGGCGCTGGCCTTGGCGCCCTTGGCCAGATCGATGGCGAAGCTGGCACGGATCGCGTCGCCGAAGCTCTTCAACACCGCGACGTCGTGGTCGGCGATGCGACCGCGCCGGTCCGGCGGAAGATTGAGGTTCATGTTGGTACCGCGCGCGACCGAGGTATCGAAGTAGCGCACCAGATTCTCCGGGCTGCGCACCTTGCCGTCTTCGTCGGCATGGTAGAACCAGCCCGGGCGGATCGAGGTATTGGTTTCCGCAGGCCACCACAGCGCGGCGCCACGCACGCCGGCATTGCCGTTTTCCTGCGTGTAAGGCGCATTGGGCATGGTCGGCCAGCACGGATCGCCGGCCACGCCGTCCTCGTTGCCGACCCAACGGATGTCGGCGCCGAGCGGGTCGAAGGTGCAGGCCATCGGCTGGTGCTGGTGGACCAGCTCGATCATCCGCGGCCAGTTGTAGTAAGCGGGCGCATCGATCTTGCGCGTTTCGCGCGCCCCGCCGTAGTAGCCGTCGCCGCCATTGGCGCCGTCGAACCAGAACTCGAACAGGTCGCCATAGCCCGTGCACAATTCGGCGATCTGCTTGCGGAAATAGTCGAGATAGCCGGGGCGGCCGTACTCGGCATGGTTGCGATCCCAAGGGGACAGGTAGATGCCGAAGGCCAGGCCGGCGCGTCGGCACGCCGCGGCCATTTCGCCGACGATGTCGCCCTTGCCATTCTTGTAGGGCGAATTGCGAATGCAATGCTCGGTCAGGCGCGTGGGCCACAGGCAGAAGCCATCGTGGTGCTTGGCGGTAAAGATGATCCCTTTCAGATTGCCGGCCTTGGCCGCGGCGACGATTTGATCGGCGGAGAAATCGCTGGGATCGAATCTGCGCGGATCCTCGTCGCCGTAGCCCCATTCCTTGTCGGTGAAGGTGTTCATCGCAAAATGCACGAAGGCGTATTGCTCCCACCGGTGCCACCGCAGCTGCCGCGCGCTGGGCACGGCGCCCCACGGTGCCGGCCCCTTCGGGCGCGGCGCAGCCGCGATCTGGGCGGCGGATGCGCTGAAACCCGCGGCGACGGCCACGACACCCGTGGCAAGAAAGGTACGACGATCGATCATTGACGCCTCCGGCTCTGCACAAGCTCGGATCTTAGCTTTTTCCAACGGCGAAACAGTCCTGCCCCGAAGCTACGGAAGGTCTGTAAGGAGCAGACCGTCAGTCGTGTTGCGATCCTTTCGCCACATGGTTGGGGGACGTGCACTGCGCGCTGTCGCTAATCCCCGTTTTCACGGACACTTGCAGCTGACGCCAGACGACTCGACCGCACCTGGCGCGGACTCGGCGTTGCATGTTGCGCGCCCGAACCGGACATTTCCTGTCTTCCGATTGGCCTTTCTGCAGTTACGCAGAAACGGTGCGGCACCCGAGTTCCAAATCGGATCGGCAGCTGCCGCATAGGCCATGCACCGGGCCGGCGCCGCGCCACGCTGTCATTTGTCGGCGGCACCCGTCCATACTTGTCCACCGTCCGCCACCCCGAAATTCATTAAGTCACTGAATCAGATGCAGAATCGAGAAAAAACCCAAGCTCCTGGAAGCGCAGCGGAGCACACCCCGCTGATGAAACAGTTTTTCGCTGCCAAGTCCGAATACCCGGACCTGCTGCTGTTCTTCCGCATGGGCGATTTCTACGAGCTGTTCTACGACGACGCGCGCAAGGCCGCGCGCCTGCTGGACATCACCCTGACCCAGCGCGGCAGTTCCGGCGGCGCGCCGATCCCGATGGCCGGGGTGCCGGTGCATGCCTACGAGGGCTACCTGGCGCGGCTCGTGGCGCTGGGCGAGTCGGTGGCGATCTGCGAGCAGATCGGCGATCCGGCGCTGGCCAAGGGCCTGGTCGAGCGCAAGGTGGTGCGCATCGTCACCCCCGGCACCGTCACCGACGAGGCCTTGCTGGACGAGCGCCGCGACACCTTGCTGATGGCGATCGCGCGCAACAAGCACGGCTATGGCCTGGCCTGGGCCGATCTGGCCGGTGGCCGTTTCCTGGTCAACGAGGTGGACAGCGAGGACGCGCTGGAAGCGGAACTGGCGCGACTGGAGCCGGCCGAACTGCTGGTGCCCGATGAAGACCAGTGGCCGGAATTCCTGCGCGAACGCCGCGGCGTGCGCCGCCGCGCGCCGTGGCTGTTCGACGCCGACAGCGGCCGCCGCCAGTTGCTCGCCTTCTTCCAGCTGCACGACCTCAGCGGCTTCGGCATCGACGATAAGCCGCGCGCCACCGCCGCCGCCGGCGCCCTGCTCGGCTACGTGGAAGAAACGCAGAAGCAGCGCCTGCCGCACCTGACCGCGATCGCGATGGAGACCGCGGCCGAGGCGATCGCGATGAACGCCGCCACGCGCCGCCACCTGGAACTGGACACGCGGGTGGACGGCGACACCCGCAACACCTTGCTCGGCGTGCTCGACAGCACGGTCACGCCGATGGGCGGGCGCCTGCTGCGGCGCTGGCTGCACCGCCCGCTGCGCCTGCGCGAGGTGCTGGTGCAACGCCACCACGCGGTCGGCACGCTGATCGATCGCGGCGCCGATGCCGACCTGCGCGATGCGTTCCGCGCGCTAGGCGACATCGAGCGCATCCTCACCCGGGTCGCGCTGCGCTCGGCGCGCCCGCGCGATTTTTCCACGCTGCGCGACGGCCTGGGCCTGTTGCCGACGGTGCGCACGATCCTGGCGCCGCTGGATTCGCCGCGACTGGCCGCGCTGGCCGCGGAACTGGGACAGCACGACGAGATCGCGCACCTGCTGGCCTCGGCGATCGCCGAGCAGCCGCCGCTCAAGCTCAGCGACGGCGGCGTCATCGCCGCCGACTACGACGCCGAGCTGGACGAACTGCGCCGGCTCAGCACGCATGCCGACCAGTTCCTGATCGACCTGGAGGCGCGCGAGCGCGCCAGCAGCGGCATCGCCACGCTGAAGGTCGGCTACAACCGCGTGCACGGCTATTACATCGAGATCAGCAAGGGCCAGGCGGACAAGGCGCCGGTGCACTACACGCGGCGGCAGACGCTGACCAACGCCGAGCGCTACATCACCGAGGAATTGAAGAACTTCGAGGACAAGGTGCTGTCGGCGCGCGAACGCGCGCTATCGCGCGAGAAGCTGCTGTACGAAGCGCTGCTGGACACGCTGGGCGAGTGCCTGGAACCGCTCAAGCGCGCCGCTGCCGCGCTCAGCGAACTGGACGTGCTGGCCGGCTTCGCCGAGCGCGCGCAGGCGCTGGACTGGGCGCAGCCGGAACTGGACACCGCGCCCTGCCTGCGCATCGAACGCGGCCGCCATCCGGTGGTGGAAGCGGTGCGCGAGCAGCCATTTGAACCCAACGACCTGGATCTGCATCCGGACCGGCGCATGCTGGTGATCACCGGCCCGAACATGGGCGGTAAATCCACCTACATGCGCCAGAATGCGTTGATCGTGTTGCTGGCGCACATCGGCAGCTATGTGCCGGCCACGCGTGCGGTGATCGGCCCGATCGACCGCATCCTGACCCGCATCGGCGCCGGCGACGACCTGGCGCGCGGCCAGTCCACCTTTATGGTCGAAATGGCCGAGACCAGCTACATCCTGCACCACGCCAGCGCGCAGTCGCTGGTGTTGATGGACGAGATCGGCCGCGGCACCTCGACCTACGACGGCCTGGCATTGGCCGATGCAGTGGCGCGCCACCTGGCCCACCACAACCGCTGCTATACCTTGTTCGCCACGCATTATTTCGAGCTGACCGCGCTGGCCGACGAGTCGGTCGGAGGCGGCGCCAGCGGCATCGCCAACGTGCACCTGGACGCGGTCGAGCACGGCGACAGACTGGTGTTCATGCACGCGGTCAAGGACGGCCCGGCCAATCGCAGTTTCGGGCTGCAGGTGGCCGCGCTGGCGGGCTTGCCGAAGAGCACGGTCGCGCAGGCACGGCGGCGGCTGGCGGAACTGGAACAACGCGGCGGCGAGAGCCACGCCTCGCAAATGGCGCCGCAGGCGCTGGACGCGCCGCAGCAGTTCGGCCTGTTCGCCGCCGCGCCGTCGGCGGCGCAGGACGCGCTGGCCGCGCTGGATCCGGACGAGCTGACGCCCAAGCAGGCGCTGGAAGCGCTGTACCGGCTCAAGTCGCTGCTGTAGCGC from Xanthomonas sp. DAR 34887 carries:
- a CDS encoding alpha-L-fucosidase, encoding MIDRRTFLATGVVAVAAGFSASAAQIAAAPRPKGPAPWGAVPSARQLRWHRWEQYAFVHFAMNTFTDKEWGYGDEDPRRFDPSDFSADQIVAAAKAGNLKGIIFTAKHHDGFCLWPTRLTEHCIRNSPYKNGKGDIVGEMAAACRRAGLAFGIYLSPWDRNHAEYGRPGYLDYFRKQIAELCTGYGDLFEFWFDGANGGDGYYGGARETRKIDAPAYYNWPRMIELVHQHQPMACTFDPLGADIRWVGNEDGVAGDPCWPTMPNAPYTQENGNAGVRGAALWWPAETNTSIRPGWFYHADEDGKVRSPENLVRYFDTSVARGTNMNLNLPPDRRGRIADHDVAVLKSFGDAIRASFAIDLAKGAKASASASRGPGFEPARVLDRQPDSYWSTPDDVTTPTLTLELSALHSFDLIRLREYLPLGVRVTRFAIEAELDGQWQRLAEAQCIGAQRILRLDRPVAARRVRLLVLEAPVCPAISEFALFRAVAPVAVARPTANAPDVLSTAGWRIVESSAPGAEKLLDDDAGTIWVVPAPRPGHPAQVTIDLGALRQVAGFSLTPSRMVMNGAAPPKGYRAETSEDGQHWQPAGGGELSNIAYALSTQRLNFPEVRQIRYLRLSFAETALPAERLAIAGIGAFSRLR
- the galA gene encoding beta-galactosidase GalA, with protein sequence MIELSRRELLRSLVAGGVQVAVPGATAALAPAALAASAGGTSPALTLDEDAAAPRERLLCDFGWRFHLGHADDPARDFNFGTFQRSYAKAGKDTADAALPGFDDSAWAAIDLPHDWALALPPRQDPASASILVDDPAAAHGYKPLGRNDPQTSIGWYRRELEIPADDLGKRICLEFDGVFRDCIVFCNGHIVGRNASGYCGFEVDLSDVLDYGKRNVIAVRVDATLGEGWFYEGAGIYRHVWLRKTDALHVPMDGVFVRSPWQGGAAQALVSTEVGNNGADPRSCSVTSVIRAPDGRIVARATAAAVTVAPGVMQRVEQTLDLGTPALWSPDTPQRYTLSTYLHSDGRACDALTTRFGVRSLQFDPQRGLLLNGAPFKLHGTNNHQDHAGVGTAIPERLHEWRLRQLKSMGCNAYRSAHNPAAPEVLELCDRLGLLVIDETRRMSSDGEALAELESMVRRGRNHPCVMLWSLGNEEPQMVTARGARIVARMQRLVRRLDPTRPTTFAMDKGFDDGVGQVVDVVGFNYRTPQMDAFHARHPDIPIYGSETGSTVGVRGNYRTDDTRGYARTYDLDYPWWASSAEAWWSYIAQRPYIAGGFVWTGFDYRGEPTPYNRWPNVASQFGILDSCGFPKDNYWYYRAQWTREPVLHLFPHWNWDGLLDERDNGMVDVWCHSNLDAVELLVNGASQGLQQVPAYGHVEWRVKYAPGTLEARGYRDGKQVLVQTRTTVGAAAAIRLRSDRGELLADAEDVAVVAVEIVDAQGRVVPTADDAVRFAVRGAGRLIGLGNGDPASHENDKGDSRHAFNGLCMALLQTTRDAGTLTLEATAPGLVPARLVLKSVRSRARPFVA
- the mutS gene encoding DNA mismatch repair protein MutS gives rise to the protein MQNREKTQAPGSAAEHTPLMKQFFAAKSEYPDLLLFFRMGDFYELFYDDARKAARLLDITLTQRGSSGGAPIPMAGVPVHAYEGYLARLVALGESVAICEQIGDPALAKGLVERKVVRIVTPGTVTDEALLDERRDTLLMAIARNKHGYGLAWADLAGGRFLVNEVDSEDALEAELARLEPAELLVPDEDQWPEFLRERRGVRRRAPWLFDADSGRRQLLAFFQLHDLSGFGIDDKPRATAAAGALLGYVEETQKQRLPHLTAIAMETAAEAIAMNAATRRHLELDTRVDGDTRNTLLGVLDSTVTPMGGRLLRRWLHRPLRLREVLVQRHHAVGTLIDRGADADLRDAFRALGDIERILTRVALRSARPRDFSTLRDGLGLLPTVRTILAPLDSPRLAALAAELGQHDEIAHLLASAIAEQPPLKLSDGGVIAADYDAELDELRRLSTHADQFLIDLEARERASSGIATLKVGYNRVHGYYIEISKGQADKAPVHYTRRQTLTNAERYITEELKNFEDKVLSARERALSREKLLYEALLDTLGECLEPLKRAAAALSELDVLAGFAERAQALDWAQPELDTAPCLRIERGRHPVVEAVREQPFEPNDLDLHPDRRMLVITGPNMGGKSTYMRQNALIVLLAHIGSYVPATRAVIGPIDRILTRIGAGDDLARGQSTFMVEMAETSYILHHASAQSLVLMDEIGRGTSTYDGLALADAVARHLAHHNRCYTLFATHYFELTALADESVGGGASGIANVHLDAVEHGDRLVFMHAVKDGPANRSFGLQVAALAGLPKSTVAQARRRLAELEQRGGESHASQMAPQALDAPQQFGLFAAAPSAAQDALAALDPDELTPKQALEALYRLKSLL